Below is a window of Electrophorus electricus isolate fEleEle1 chromosome 1, fEleEle1.pri, whole genome shotgun sequence DNA.
GAACCTCCAGGCTTTTGATGGAAGTGGCGACTTGGTATCCAGGCTGTCGTTGGGTCATGGAAAAGATCTGATCACGCTTTGGGCTTTACGGATCAACATCACACCAAGAGCGGTTCAACTCTGCTGATATCTGGATCAGGCCATGTCTGTTCGGCTCTTAATTGAATTCTTGGAGCAAGCCCGCATCTGAGCATCTGAATATTTCAGCGGCTCGGCCCCGATTCATAGCACGATAATAAGGCCAGGACTCCTCTGGGAGGTCGCCTGACTCTCCATCTCTACTGctccaaatacatttttactcaGTCTATGTTCCAGCAGTCATTGTAGTGAGTCTCTCCTCTAAGTCTAATCTCCAGTGCCAGCTGGGCACGTTTCCTGTGATATGCATCAGTCCTGTCTCTGCATCTCTCCTAACCGCATGGCATCATGCTCAGAGGAGAATTGTGATCGCTGTGTAGATTTGCAGTAGGCTGATGAGTAGCAGCAGAAGGAACCTATTATCCCAGGCTCTGGATGCTTTGCTTTCTTCAGGATGCATAGCAAAGGAAGGACTTTTACATGTATATCTTTTTGGGTCACGACTTTGAATATGAGAGACCCAATCTGAAATCAGTTCACAGAGGTCATTTGGCAGTTATATAAAAGtcatatgaaattaaaatagatGGTCCCATTGGACTGTGGTAGTTCACCAGTGTATTTACTCACATACCTTACGCCTACaatcactggccactttattaggtacaccagTCTGTCTATTTAGGCGCATTTTACAGTTTGGTTGCAAACTGTACCCTCTTTTCAGTTACCCAATTCATCAATGGTCAATTGCTGACCACTGCTGACTGAAGATGATTTGCATGGCAGATCATTGTCAACCATAGATATATTAGACTAATGTATTTGTCTACGTTCTCAACACAGAAGTGGGAGGGGCATGGGAGGGGCATGTTAGGGGCATGATAGTGGGTGTGATGCTGTGTAGGTGCAGCAGAACTGGGAGTTTTCAAACATGTCAGAGTGACTGCCACCCACATAGTATCTAGTCAACAGCTGTCCTGAGGTGATAACTAGCCCCCCTGAAAATGTAACTAATGTATTATAAACATATTGATTCAGAAAACTGTTGTACTACCACACATCTGTACAGTGTTGCAAACTATCTAATCGAAGCTGGATGGAGGGGGTTACGCAAATAAATTTTTCAACAACAGAGAGCATTTGCCAAGGCTTCTTGTGCAACTATCTGTTTCTTTGTTATTAATGAAGAAGGTATGAGTGTGCTGCAGAAGTGAAGAGGGGTGACTTGTCTTTACTATatgagagaggtagagaaacagagagagaaaaacacacagagaatcaCAGGAAGAAAAGCAGTGCTGGGCAGTGGCCCTCACCCTCCGCTTTCTTCTAGCTGGCGGTTTCTCCTCCAGACTGCAGCAAAAGCTCCACTACTCTCTGCAGATAAAAAACATTTCCCCGAGGCATgatgagagaggaaaagagagacagggggatTTTTGTTGCTGCTCTTCTAAAGCTGGCAACCTCCAGTTGATGTTTGCGTTTCCAGAGAACAGGCACATAAGATGCTGCACTGTGACCCATTTTATACCCCAATAAAGAGATGCTACCCACCTAGACCCCACCTGTTCTGGGGTCTTATTCTGGTCGACTTGCCCGAGAAGCGAATTGAGAAGCACCTATCAAATGTGCTTCTGTAAGGTGTTATGCAAATGGATCTGCTATGCTTGCTCTGATCTGGCTTTGGCTTTGAAGCTGAGACTCTTTGTAGCTGCAGCGGGTAAACTTGTGAGTCTGTGCTCACCTCCTGAGGCAGTCGGGAGGGAATTCATCTGAGGCttaggaaaataaaaaatgaacatgcCAGAAcccatttatattaaaatatgttggCATGATGAGCCATTTACTTCATAGATCTCTTATTGATCCTTTAAGCACGCCAGATAAGATCAATAATCCTCTTGTTAAAATAAGTGGATtttatgtgtctatgtgtgtagttcagtatcGTGCATGGAGATTATGGGTCAGGCAGTCTGTGTGCATCCACACGGAAGAGGGATTGCAGATAATGGTGAAGTGAAGCCACTGCAAGATCTTCCACATGGGTTATTACCACCAAATCACGCAAATGCACAGGATATAAGAGtcacaccaaaataaaattagaattGTATATGGTAATTAGGTTAGCCTTTTTTACACAGCAGCCCTGGCCCACCGTGCTCATTGTGTTCCTGCACTCCCTTTTatctttctcctccctctgaTTTCTAGTCCATCTTGGCTCTCTAGAATCCATTATAAAGCACTTAGGGCAAATTTGAGAGATAAAATGATAACATAGCAGTTGCTCCTCTTTAAAGTAGGCTTTTTACAGTGAACCCAGCTGGcctgtgagacagagaaggcTAACACAGAAACACTACTATGATTCTGAtttctgcttcttctttttttggccGGACTACTAGATGTGGAGCTGAGACATGGTAAAGTAATGGCCGCTGTTGTTAAATTGTGTTTTGATGCAGGTGACCTCGAGGCTTTGAAGAAACAGAATTTCACCATGAAGGAGGGTGTAGACTACAGGGTGAAGATCCACTTTAAGGTGAAGTATGACTTAGCAAAAGTAAAGGAAACCCATCTTATTGGTGACCAAGATGCTCCATTTTTTGATTAACACCACTGTTGTAGCTTATGACTACtgattttatattctttttcaaTTAGTATTGCTAATATGCAAGGTGGAAATGGTAGAGCCAGAGAATATATTGGTTGGGTCAGTGTACTTTATCCTTTAAAGAATTTCTTAGTCATTACACTACTTGACATCCAGTAGTCCTTTCCAGAATAGAAAAAGTTCACAGCAGGGAGCATGGGTTGATGGAAAACAGTGAgtttatttccttcttttgaTTGTTTGGTCCCAAAGGCAAGCGATGTGCCATGTATGCATAAACACAAAGATGCTTTCCCAAGCATATATTCACTAAAAAAACAACCAccttaaatattttcataaacatttatgTCAAAATTGAGGTCagctttatttgttttggttttatttttaaaatgaaagtttttaaaagtatttagtCTGAAAggttatttttgttatgtttgaAAAGTTACTGTGTAGTATCTGCCAGTGATGGATTCTGTATTCTTTTGATTCCAAGGTATAACAAAGGCTAGCTCATAACCCCTGGGCAGGACAGAGCAGATAAGCccccaaaaaaactaaataaatacatttttgacataTTAAAGTATACACAACCATCACCAGGAAGTCAAACCTCAGTACTATTGATGGAATTTAGATTTGCAGGGACAAGCCAAAGAGCCCTACAGGTTTCCAGAATGCTGCTACTGTCGCCACCTGGTGTCTGGTGGCTGGGTTTAACATGCGTGATCAAGCCTGAAAATGAAGGCAGAATCTTAAGGTAATAACATTCATTGTACTGCATGTCTCCGCCTCTATTTGCTCTCATCAGGTCAATAGGGAAATTGTGTCTGGGCTGAAGTACGTTCATTTGACCTACAGGAAAGGACTTCGAGGTAAGGACAGCTACTGCCATGCATTTAAATGCACTGGGGAAATTCGGTCAGGGACTAACCCTCCTACTATTGATAGAATGATATTCCTTGCTGGATCTGGTTCAGCAGAGCAATCAGAATTTACagttttactgttgttgttgttgttgttgcatttcTAAAACATGTACATTTCTGGTCTCATCTGCCATGTGGCCAAATATTTTTTCAGTCAGCATACTCACTTCCTCATACCTGAGTGCAGCATAGATATTGCCCTAGATCAGCTGTCACTAGCCCTGGTCCTGGACATGAACCTAGATCAGCTGTCACTAGCCCTGGTCCTGGACATGAACCTAGATCAGCTGTCACTAGCCCTGGTCCTGGACATGAACCTAGATCAGCTGTCACTAGCCCTGGTCCTGGACATGAACCTAGATCAGCTGTCACTAGCCCTGGTCCTGGACATGAACCTAGATCAGCTGTCACTAGCCCTGGTCCTGGACACGAACCTAGATCATCTGTCACTAGCCCTGGTCCTGGACACGAACCTAGATCAGCTGTCACTAGCCCTGGTCCTGGACACGAACCTAGATCAGCTGTCACTAGCCCTGGTCCTGGACACGAACCTAGATCAGCTGTCACTAGCCCTGGTCCTGGACACGAACCTTTTGGCTGAGTTCAGTTCTTCCCTTTATCTCACACCTGATCCAGTGAGTCAAGGTTTTGAGCAGGCAGTAAACCCTTCCCTATGTGCTATACAGAACACCAAATAAATAAGCCCTAAAACTGCAAACATCCATGCCACCAAAAACAAGCTCCGTTCCATGCACTGTGGATTTCTTTTTTCAGTGGATAAAGCCGTATACATGGTGGGCAGCTACGGGCCAAGGGTGGAGGAACACGAGTTCATTACACCTGTGGAGGAGGCCCCCAAGGGCCTGATCGTCCGTGGAATCTATCACATCAAATCCTACTTCACGGATGACGACAAGACGGACCACCTGTCCTGGGAGTGGAACCTGCAAATCAAGAAGGACTGGGACAACACCGAGTAAAACAGTGCGCTCTCTGTCCCACATGCACCTGCGCCGCTGTCACCACCTTGCGGGACCTGCTGCACATAGGGAAGGTGCACAGAGAGGGTTTTAGGTTCGGCTTGTTTGTGGAATGGGGTTGGGTTCATGAATGGATCTTTTGTTACTATGCGAGGGTAAAATTGATGCAAATATACAGTACTTACATTTTAGGACCATGGAATTGTAGGCACTAAAGTATATACAATGAATTGCAGGTTATTAGATAAGACTTATTTCCTAAAGAACATGTTATCGGCTGTATACACAACAGACGAAATTCCTCGTGCCTGTGCTCTCAGGCTAGTTTGTGTTTTgaattgtaaatgtatgtattatgaTGTCTGTATTCTTGAGATGCATTTAAAGTTGCTTCCGGAGCTCGCGATCCGAACGGTGCATGCCCGAGTTTGATCCGACCATGCAGTGGCTGTTCTCCCGTGCTGACTCTGCATTCAGACCGTCATGAAAGGCTGATGGGGTTTCACAGAGGTGACACCCGTGTTGACCTAGCCACAAGGGACCTGTGCTAAGTGTTTTCCGTATTCCAGAGCATTTCGAATTGTGTACAGATAACACCAAATGCCCTCCTTTCCAGAGCTCGAGACATTTTTGATATGGTTGTCTGCTTCTACAGCGTTCCTTCTTTGCTGTTTTAGCTTTGATATTAGAGCTTTTCACATATCTTTACCAAGatgatatatatacatatatatttaaaaaatcaaattcaACATCTTGTATGTTTGCTAAACCCATGAAGTGAACACATGCCTCCATTCTGGTCTCTGGCTTCTTCTTTTGACTAATAGTCATGTGCCAAGCTGTGAACTAGTGTGTGGAAAATTTAATGATGTGATTCCAGAAAGCAATGTTTGgagaaatgcttttttttgtttaaataaaagatgtaaaatGTTATAGATTATGCATAAAGTGCATGTGTAATGATATGAAGCTCTTACAGGTGAAATTCATGCTATTTTCTTTTCAAGCACCCATTCACCAATACGTGGGGGTGGAAGaggcacaaagaaacaaagtcttAACTGCTGAATGTCTTCTGTATCTTGGAAAGAGTCTTGATAACTGTGATCCAGTCAAACCTTGAGTTGTCTGCCAAAAATTACCCTGTTTAAAAGAAACCCCATGAAATATTTCCCATATTATGTTTTCCTAAAATGAATATTGtgattatgtaattattttcataacTAGATGTGATTACgtaattattttcataacaGTGATCCTAAATATCGCGGTACACTGCATGTTACCGAGCgtttgtttttgcctttctttgttttgttgtgctatGGACGGCCTTGTCATAGTTTTCCATTCTTACCTGTCAAAACCTGAATCAAAACGGTAAGGGACGGCAGAAGTCTGATCTTCAGCTTGTGATTCATTGACTAAAATATAGCCTAAGATTTACTGTACATCGTGCATcttgtctttttaaataaaatcaattaataaaGCTTGCCTTCATACATTTTTTCCTTTGTACttgctgtctgaaatgtttgtgtgattaATTGTATAcgatatatgtgtatatatcaaTGACTATATCAATCATTTTTGCGGCAGTAAAATTCGCACTTTCGATTGACAAAGGACGCAGCGTATGATGCGAAGCACTACTGAGACATAGTACTCCTGTTGTGTTTAGCGCCACCTAGTGGCCAACCTACTGCTTTCGACCTGTGAATGTTAGTGCGTAACTATCAAGTTCCATGAGACTTTTCCCGtctaaaaaaaaagcaaacgcTACTGCAACGAgcctgttgtttttctctcagtGATTGGTTATCTGTGAGATTGTTTGAATTCAAACTCCAGTCTAATTGGTTAAATCTTGGGCGACCAATTCGACGTCACAGAACTGAAGCTCTTTTTTCTATTGAGCGAAATGGCAACTGTGTTGAGACGAGCAGCCAGGTTGGAGTTTTCTGGTACGCTTTTGAATTTCTAACTAGATTTCATTGTTTGTGCTGTTCACATACTGTCGTTTATACATTGATTTCCCCACCTAGCCAAATTGAACAGCTACAAGCGTTTGCACGAAAACTAGGACAAAGGTCAACACTCCTCTAAGAAAAATCTGTCAGAATAGCCAAGCAATAAATGACTTCAGGGATCCGAACCAGCTAACCTAGCTTGCTAACGTCGGCCAAGTGAAGTGCAAATGCTCTTACATAAAAATTAGTGCAAAGATCAGGTGTCCTCCCGGAAAATGCCGGAGTAAGTTGGCTAGGATAGCCATATTAGTCAGTTCAAGTTCGTGCAAACATGTCGCCATTATCGGCTGCTTTTTGAAGACGGGCGCAATCAATTATCAGTTATTTTCATTCAAAGCTAGCGTATCGTTGACTGTCAGGACATTTTTACCCAtgtaatttgtattttgttgGCTGTATCGTGTTGGGTAATTTGCATGGTACTGTGTCTTGCatgaatacataaacacatgtaaacatttggaGGATGAAATATAAACTACCAAGACATAAACGGTTGTATGACTTTGAGAAATAAAGCCATGGATAGCCAATTTAATTTAGTGCCAGATGTggataggctgtgtgtgttcacacacgaCCCATAGGTCCTGTATATCTCGTTTAGGAGTTCTGTCACTGTTCTCTGCAAGCTGTAGACATGGGAGACCCTACGCTTTGTCACACGTGGCTTTCAACGATAGACATTTATCAACTTCGTCAAAAGTAAAAGTGGACCTGGACAACAGTAATGGTACGAGCTCACCTTCTTAAAATGTAACGGTCTCGCACCATCTGTTCTGCATTGCAAATGTACTATTGCATATTATGTACATTGAAAATGTACATgcatattaaaattacattaatgtatttttttctctctgatgtTTGTGCTTAGGCATTGCTGTAATGAAGTTTGATAATCCTCCTGTCAACAGTATGAGTCTAGACTTTCTAACCGAGTTTTCCATCAACCTGGAGAAGCTTGAGTTGGACAAGAGCTGCAGAGGAGTCATTCTGACCTCTGTAAGTCCCTTGCAGGTTTGACTACACTAGAGGATCGTACATTGGGTGTTAGGTTAATAGTTTCAGTCTTTAATTTAGTCTTGAGCTGCATGCAAAGTAAGGTCAGCCTGGAATTAGCTTGCTAAACTCACAACACAGGGCAGGCCgcacactttaaaaaacaatgaaaataaataaaaaagaatgtaGGCAGGCTATCGTTAAGAGTATTGGAAGATTCGACCCAACTATTTATGCACTGCAAAAGGAGCAAGTCTGTCTACATGTTGCTACACTGATCTATTTACTTAAATCAGGCACAGCCAAGGATATTCTCAGCAGGCCTGGACATTATGGACATGTACGGGACGAGTCCAGAACACTGCGGGGCTTTCTGGAAGGCTGTTCAGGACATGTGGCTCAAACTGTACGGCTACAGCAAGATCACAATCGCAGCCATCAACGTGAGCGTCCTCCGAGCAGCAGAATCCTCTAGTCTTTGACCTGAGCCACTCTGTCCACCGTCACTTTGCCAGACTCAAGTTTGCTTGCTGCATACTCAATTTGACCCCCTGTGCTGTTTTTAGGGTGCCAGTCCTGCAGGGGGTTGTTTAATGGCTTTATGTTGTGACTACCGGATCATGGCTGACGATCCTCGCTACAGCATAGGCCTCAATGAAACGCAGCTCGGCATAGTGGCTCCTTTCTGGTCAGTGACGCATGCAGCCGTAATTGAAATTGCAgtatataataattttttgGCAATTAGGCAACATTGATGCATTGTGAGGCATCACTGTGAAAGTGAAGCTCAAACTACATTGAATTTGGAATGTTTGAATGAGTTTTAATAATATTCAGTAcagtttttgcttctttttttttgcctgtgaaAATCTATTCTATATCTATTCTATATCTATTGACTCAATACCATGTATAGCAGTGTGGAGCAGGCCCATGTGTTGGAAGAGCAGAGACAAGAACACTAGTTATGGCAAATATTAGGTCTTCAACTGGCATTGAACCAAAAACATCAAATTGAATTGTGGTGAAATTCAAGACTTCATGGTTCATCAACTTGTTTCCTAAAGAATCATTATTAAATCGAAACATTGAGGGAATAGAGATTTGTCCCCTTATTAGTACCACATGCATTGACATGTGGTGATGCCCGTTTTATATTTAGTCCTTTAACATGCTTAGAAATTTCTAATTGTTCTAATTTatacagtgtgtttttattttattgactgGTGGTGCTAGTTATTTCATTGTATGtgaaatatttctaatatttgCATGCCTGTTGTACCAAATAGCAAAGTATCTCTCTGACAGAACCTAGCTGTAATAATTTGTTATCTTTTGGattctaatttttaaaaatgcagaggCTAAACTATGTGGTGCCTGCCTCAGGTTTAAGGATACCTTGCTGAACACAGTGGGCCATAGAACAACGGAGCTATCTCTTCAGATGGGCATAATGTACCATGCTCATGAGGCTCTGAAGATCGGCCTGGTGGACCAGCTCGTACCCGAGGGCAAAGTTCTCAGCACGGCTGTGGAAACTCTGGGCACATGGTTGGCTGTCCCAGGTCAGTAAAACGCTCTTTTTCTGCTTGATTGAccgacgtgtgtgtgtgtgtgtgtgtgtgtgtgtgtttaatgaagTTTCACTTTTTCTACAAGTGGTCTTTTCTTGAATGTGACAGTCCGTCAGGCTAAAGTCGAAGCTGTAGTGCCGGGGAGTTGAGCCGACTGCTCGCAATGCTGTGATGTGTGCTGTCTGCAGGTCATGCCCGGGAGATAAGCAAGTCTATGATGAGGAAGCCTACAGTTGACAAGCTGCTAGCGAACAAAGAAGCTGACATTAAAAACTTTGTCAGTTTCATCACGAAAGACTCGATCCAGAAATCTCTTGGGATGTATTTGGCAGCACTGAAAAAGAAGAAGGCCTGAAGGCAGGACTAAATCACGTCCCACATTTCCTCTGCTTTCAGCTGTGTCCTGTTTAAATATGACCAGGCTCCTGTTTCTTTATGGCAGAGGTTGTGATGTTGGGTTGCACTACGTTCGTGTTGTGAATCTGACTTTTTCTGGCAAACACTGTAACAGTTATGAGatgggtgtgtgcgcgtacatGCTTCTCCACCTCTGTTGTAGGTCTGCACAGAGGTGAGGCTCTGAAAACTGCAATAGTGTTAGTTAAGAAGATGATGGCTTGGTTTCATGTACAATTACACCATTTAATGAGTCCCCATTTAAAATCGATCAGAAAGGGCTAAAACAGCACCTTAGTTGTCCCAGGATTACCTTTGTTCTCtattaataatgaaaatgcataacatttgttttctaagggttgttgtttttgtgcaaaAGCCTTTATTGTTCAAAGTACTTCGGATCAGCACCTTATAACTTCATATAGCTTCATAAAAAACGTTTGCACACcaactgctgctgctgattttttttttttcccaagcaCCAGTTTTCATGCAGAAAGATCCACCGAGCACCTCATATTAGCTGGACCTCAACGGGGAAATGATCGCTGACAGCCAGGGCCTAAGGCACATgcgcatggacacacacacacacacacaccaggaacaAGATGGCACTTTACATGCAGCACACCATTACTCTGAGTTAAGCACAGTTTCTCAGCTGCAGAAGCAGTTATCACTGTGTGCACTACACACATTGAAGGTGGGGAAGTGTCTTACCCAGCTGTGGCTAAGTCCTAGAGCAGTCATGAAGTTATAGACTTGGGCTGTCTCAGGTGCTATAGCTCTCATCATGTCATTGGTGGACACAATCCTATCAGTAgggaaaacattttacataacaTATGAGATGAAATGGGTGCAAGTCCAGATGGATAGTTTCAGCAATTTGACAAAAATGGCAAATCAGTATTACTATTAACTTACTCTTCATAGACCATAAAACTAAATTATGCCAGATTTCTTAGGTCCCTGTCTATGTTTTGTGTCATAACTTTTGGCATGGATGCAGTTCTGTTTCAGATTTGCCACATAACCATTCATGTTTTAACTATATAGACTAGTGAACTCATCTCAATTATTCTGGACATGTACTGCTAGAATAGTGCTTGCCTGTCATAGGGGCAGACTGTGTCTGTGGTAGTGGTGTCTGCACTATCAGGAATTAGCCAGTGGTAACTCTTGTTAGTGTACAGTCGAATTTTTGACCAGTTATTGGCTGTGATGTAACTACAGCCGGCATTGAAGTCACCCAGAAGTAAGATGTCCTGCAACACATGAAACATCATTCTCAGCTTTCTTCGTCTTTTAATGTATCCTGTGGTGCATAAGATTTCAGTTTCATAATTTAGGAATCAAATTCCTTTATAACGCTACCCCATTTAAATCATGTTAGAGCATTACATTGGTGTTCCACTGCTGTCTGGTGTAGAGGACCACGTCGTGTAGTGCATCCACCTCATGCACTGCCAGGTCTGGGGATGTGTGCTGGGGGATGAGGACGAAGTTCTGCACAACTGGAAGGATCAGACATGTAGAAATAAATTTTAGCATCAATGCATTACTTTGCTGTCATGGTACATTGTAGAAGTGTTTGgttttggttctgttttttttttttttaaatagcaagTGCTTTTTGGTCACAGTCtccattaaacaaacattaacttTAGTGGTGATGCATAATCACTGTAGGTAggaacaaataataaacaaagtgtaaaaataaacaattcatTTACAGTCAGGAGCTTTTGTCAACTGTTTTTGGttaattatcattatcattagaGTTGTTGTCTATTAAACCAGAAAAATCACCAAGGTACATGTTAACCTGACGAAGCAGAGGAGAACATAACCACAAAGGGTTCTCGGATGAATGTATCTGTTCCACATGGTTCGCACCCATCATCATAGGTGAAGTTCTTAACTACTGATACCGTCTCCTGCCTGGTGAGCAGAAACACCTGTCAGTGTGCTCGTTATGTAGGGAGCTTGCTTATTTTGCAGGTTAAGTAGTACCTGTAGATAAACAGATATCGCTCTTTATAGGTGCTCCTGCCCAGGGGTTCACTCACAATGTGCTTGTAATTGTATGGAGAGGGATTCCTGAGCATGAGAATACAGTGTTAAATTATTGACTTTCTGAGACTTGAGTTCTCTCACAAGTGTTTTGGGTGCATTCCCACTTACTCGCTCACTTGCTCCATCAGCTTGTTGGTTGCAGACAGATCACTGTCTTTTACTTCTTGGATGAGTATGATGTCATACCTATGCACtatctgacaaaacaaaaatactttgCTGTAATAGCAATTGatgactctgtgtgtatgatgcaAGTTCCTGATTCACTCACTTTAGTTATGATGTCAAGCAGTGTGGCATTAGATGCTTTCTTGTCCCCAAAGGATCTGATGTTAAAAGCCCCAATCAATAAGGAGCTGCTCAGATTCACAAATGCCAGCAGCAGAGCTATGGTGACTGCAGGCTTCATACTACATCAGGATAAAAAGAGGGGTCTTCAGAAAAGATGAGTCAATATGCATTCTGTAATAATGAGCTAGAAAACGACTCAGCCCCTctacaataaacaaacaggcaTCTTATTGAAAAGTATGCAGGGTACAACAAAAATGCACCTTCCTGACTTGAacataaattatacaaaaatacaaacaaatcttTTGCAAAACAATTCAGTCACAGACTaaatttctttcctttcctttgcACAGGGCATGCATGTTACATTTTGAAGAACACATTTTCCTGACAGTAAGGCCACATTTCATGAGAATGTAATTTGAGAATAAATCCACGTGGGAAAACCATAAGAACACT
It encodes the following:
- the dnase1 gene encoding deoxyribonuclease-1; amino-acid sequence: MKPAVTIALLLAFVNLSSSLLIGAFNIRSFGDKKASNATLLDIITKIVHRYDIILIQEVKDSDLSATNKLMEQVSENPSPYNYKHIVSEPLGRSTYKERYLFIYRQETVSVVKNFTYDDGCEPCGTDTFIREPFVVMFSSASSVVQNFVLIPQHTSPDLAVHEVDALHDVVLYTRQQWNTNDILLLGDFNAGCSYITANNWSKIRLYTNKSYHWLIPDSADTTTTDTVCPYDRIVSTNDMMRAIAPETAQVYNFMTALGLSHSWVRHFPTFNVCSAHSDNCFCS
- the arhgdig gene encoding rho GDP-dissociation inhibitor 3 isoform X2; the encoded protein is MADKEGTAPVHEEEDETDLNYQAPAQKTLQEIQELDKDDESLNKYKQTLLGTGPVVLDPSIPNVQVTRLTLMCVQAPGPITMDLTGDLEALKKQNFTMKEGVDYRVKIHFKVNREIVSGLKYVHLTYRKGLRVDKAVYMVGSYGPRVEEHEFITPVEEAPKGLIVRGIYHIKSYFTDDDKTDHLSWEWNLQIKKDWDNTE
- the eci1 gene encoding enoyl-CoA delta isomerase 1, mitochondrial isoform X2, which translates into the protein MATVLRRAARLEFSGVLSLFSASCRHGRPYALSHVAFNDRHLSTSSKVKVDLDNSNGIAVMKFDNPPVNSMSLDFLTEFSINLEKLELDKSCRGVILTSAQPRIFSAGLDIMDMYGTSPEHCGAFWKAVQDMWLKLYGYSKITIAAINGASPAGGCLMALCCDYRIMADDPRYSIGLNETQLGIVAPFWFKDTLLNTVGHRTTELSLQMGIMYHAHEALKIGLVDQLVPEGKVLSTAVETLGTWLAVPVRQAKVEAVVPGS
- the eci1 gene encoding enoyl-CoA delta isomerase 1, mitochondrial isoform X1 produces the protein MATVLRRAARLEFSGVLSLFSASCRHGRPYALSHVAFNDRHLSTSSKVKVDLDNSNGIAVMKFDNPPVNSMSLDFLTEFSINLEKLELDKSCRGVILTSAQPRIFSAGLDIMDMYGTSPEHCGAFWKAVQDMWLKLYGYSKITIAAINGASPAGGCLMALCCDYRIMADDPRYSIGLNETQLGIVAPFWFKDTLLNTVGHRTTELSLQMGIMYHAHEALKIGLVDQLVPEGKVLSTAVETLGTWLAVPGHAREISKSMMRKPTVDKLLANKEADIKNFVSFITKDSIQKSLGMYLAALKKKKA
- the arhgdig gene encoding rho GDP-dissociation inhibitor 3 isoform X1; translation: MLGLDVCEFGGQFLELLWLTVCYRGIMADKEGTAPVHEEEDETDLNYQAPAQKTLQEIQELDKDDESLNKYKQTLLGTGPVVLDPSIPNVQVTRLTLMCVQAPGPITMDLTGDLEALKKQNFTMKEGVDYRVKIHFKVNREIVSGLKYVHLTYRKGLRVDKAVYMVGSYGPRVEEHEFITPVEEAPKGLIVRGIYHIKSYFTDDDKTDHLSWEWNLQIKKDWDNTE